CAGATTGTTATTTTTGATTTTGATGGCACAATTGCCGATACAAAAGAATTAGTAATTAATATTATTAATCGCCTTGCACCAGAATTTGGTTTTGTCGCTTTAGACGAAACAAAAATTGCTCATTTTCAAAAATTAACAGCAAAGGAAGTGATTAAGCAGTCTCGGGTTCATTGGTGGCAATTACCATTTTTAAATAAACGAGTGCGGGAAGAATTTCAAAAAGAAATTAGTAATATCTCTCTAATTGAAGGAATGATGGATGTTTTAGAATCTCTAAAACAAAATAATTGTCACCTTGGCATTATTACCTCTAACTCTGAAGATAATGCTAGCCAGGTGTTAAGGGAACATGGCTTCTTACATTGCTTTAATTTCATTGAAAGCAGCTTTCATCTTTTTGGCAAAGATAAGGTGATTAAACGAATTTTAAAAGATAAAAATATACCTCCTGAGAGGGTTACTTATGTTGGGGATGAAACTCGTGATATTGAAGCCGCCAGAAAAAGCGGGGTTAGATCAGTCGCTGTCAGTTGGGGGTTTAATACGGCTGAGGCTTTAGCCAAGTGTCAACCTGATATTTTAATTCATCATCCTAGTGAGCTATTATCCCTAATACAGCCAATTTGTCAGCAAAGAGTTTAATCATGTGCTGATGGAGGGTAAAATTTAGAGATAAGTTTGCTATACGTAATATAGGCTCATAATTAAGGTGATTTTCCGATGACACCCACAACATCTTCCAGTTCTTCTCAGGAAGCGACAACTTTAGCCCCAAGTTACCGTTTGCCCATTATAATCTTTATTATTGGGCTAGGCTTGATATTCTTGGGTAATGCACTAGTGTTTGAGAGTCGTATTCTCGCATTGATGGGAATCTTATCAGGAATGGTAATCGCTCTCTTCTCTTTCTTCTTAATTTTGCAAGCAGTGATAATTCGTCTAAAGTTTACAGAAACTGCTTTGGAAGTTTATCGCTCGGAAAAGATGATTCGTCGCTTTCCTTATTCTGATTGGATTAATTGGAAAATCTTTTGGCAATCTGCTCCCATCTTATTCTACTTTAAAGAAGTTAACAGCATTCATTCTATTCCTATATTATATGATCCAAAATCGCTCCGAGATTGTCTAGAAAAGTATTGCCCTCAGCAGTTAGGAAGTTGATCATCTTAGCCAATAACTAATAATTAAAGTATTTATGCCAGAAGATTCCAAGTTTCAAGTGTCAATTGATCAAAGCAAAAGAATTATCCACGAACTTGCCCTACTCAAAGAGGAAGAACAAGGGTCAAAAAAAGAAATAAAAACTGAGTTAGAACAATTAAAGGCTCAAAAAGCTCAGTTAGAAGAAGAGATCCAAGCCTTAGAAGCCGAAAAACAGGAACGACTTAATCGCGAGACGGCAGAAATTAAAGACGTGATCGCGCAAATGGTTCAACAAGGATCACAAGATCTACAGGACAAACGCCAAGAGTTACAGCAAGCAGTTGAGCAGTTAGAACGGCGGCGCGATCGCGCTCAGGAAGAAATGCGAACCACTTTTGCTGGGGTATCTCAAGAGTTAGCGGTACGACTTCAAGGGTTCAAAGACTATCTTGTTGGTAGCTTACAAGACTTAGCAGTGGCTGCCGAACAATTAGATTTACCTAGTCTAGAAGCAACCCCAACCGAATCTAATCCCCCTCCTGCAGAAACTCCTCCTGAAAAGCAAGCAATTTCCCCCCAATTTACGCAACAAGAATGGCAGGAAGAAGCCAACCAAATTCGTACCCTTCTTGACCAGTATCGCACCTTTCCCGACTATTATGGGCCCCCTTGGCAGTTAAGACGGACTTTTGAACCAATACACGCCGATCGCGCTCGGGATTGGTTTTTTAGCCTTGCTGGAAGAGGCGCAATTCCAACTATGGGCAGTCGCTTACAGAATATTCTCGTTGCTTCTTCTATTATTTCCGTTTTGCGAGAACTGTATATTGAGCAATTACGGGTACTAGTGCTAGCTGATTCTCCAGAAAAGCTCGGAGAATGGCGACGAGGGCTACAGGATTGTTTAGGCATTTCTCGGAGTGATTTTGGCCCCACTCGAGGAGTCATTTTATTTGAAAGCCCAGAATCTCTAGTGCAAAGAGCAGATCGCATTATTGAAAATGAAGATTTACCCCTGATTATTATTGATCAAAGTGAAAATGAAGTTGACTTGTCGTTATTACAATTTCCACTCTGGCTAGCGTTTGCTAAAGATTTTCAAGAAACTGATAACTATACCTTTTGATGTTTATACGCCCCGTCTAGCGACTAAATTAAAATTGATGAGTTATCCTGCGTCGTCGTAGGGCGCAAAGGAACGCGCCAGTTGTAGTCCTAGGATTCTGAGCCTTCCTGCTAAAAATATAGTGATTCCAAATAAAAAACAGCAACCTAAAAGTAGTGGGAGCATCTTGCTCCCTAGTAGCAGCCAAGATGGCTGCACTACGGAACTGAATTGGAACGACTATAAGCATCAATTCCTTGGGCTGTTTTCCGTTGCAGAATAAAGCCAAAAACAACAATGAGCTAGTCTAGAAACTCCATAAGCTAGGATAATTTTTCTTTAATTTCTGGTAAGGCTTGTTCGGTACAGCGATACCCTTCTTGGATTAAAGCCTCTGCTTTATGAAAATCAAAGATGCCATATTGTGAGAGACGAGGTTGTAATAAAATATCAGGTTCATGCACTTGTAAGTTAATTTGGGTAACTTGTTGCTCCATAATATTAATGGCACTGCCAATGACATCAAATATGTTTGGGGTTTTCGGTTGATCTTCTTCTTCGGGAAGCCAATTATTTACTTTTTCCGCGAGGGTTTCTTGCATATCGTTGTAACGAGATTTTAGATTATGGAGAAATTCAAGACGAGTGGCTTGAGTGTCTTCATCTGTGCTTACTTCTGATTCTTCTGACGCTTTAATGGCGGATAAAATTTCTTTATTTTGGGCTTTAACTTTTTCTTCTTCTTGATTTTCTGATGGTTGAGGAGGCGGAGAATAAGGGGAATTAAGATTAATAGCAATTACAAGATCACTCCCCATG
This window of the Euhalothece natronophila Z-M001 genome carries:
- a CDS encoding HAD-IA family hydrolase: MDTQIVIFDFDGTIADTKELVINIINRLAPEFGFVALDETKIAHFQKLTAKEVIKQSRVHWWQLPFLNKRVREEFQKEISNISLIEGMMDVLESLKQNNCHLGIITSNSEDNASQVLREHGFLHCFNFIESSFHLFGKDKVIKRILKDKNIPPERVTYVGDETRDIEAARKSGVRSVAVSWGFNTAEALAKCQPDILIHHPSELLSLIQPICQQRV
- a CDS encoding DUF3119 family protein — encoded protein: MTPTTSSSSSQEATTLAPSYRLPIIIFIIGLGLIFLGNALVFESRILALMGILSGMVIALFSFFLILQAVIIRLKFTETALEVYRSEKMIRRFPYSDWINWKIFWQSAPILFYFKEVNSIHSIPILYDPKSLRDCLEKYCPQQLGS
- a CDS encoding DUF3086 domain-containing protein; protein product: MPEDSKFQVSIDQSKRIIHELALLKEEEQGSKKEIKTELEQLKAQKAQLEEEIQALEAEKQERLNRETAEIKDVIAQMVQQGSQDLQDKRQELQQAVEQLERRRDRAQEEMRTTFAGVSQELAVRLQGFKDYLVGSLQDLAVAAEQLDLPSLEATPTESNPPPAETPPEKQAISPQFTQQEWQEEANQIRTLLDQYRTFPDYYGPPWQLRRTFEPIHADRARDWFFSLAGRGAIPTMGSRLQNILVASSIISVLRELYIEQLRVLVLADSPEKLGEWRRGLQDCLGISRSDFGPTRGVILFESPESLVQRADRIIENEDLPLIIIDQSENEVDLSLLQFPLWLAFAKDFQETDNYTF